The following is a genomic window from Lysinibacillus sp. G4S2.
TTTTTATATCAATTTCGCCACAGTGTCATGACAAACACTGAAGGCATTAACCTTTATGCAAGCTGATTTAAGTTATTCGATAATTGCAAGAATATCGCTTTCGCGTAAAATTAGGTATTCATTACCTTCATATTTAACTTCTGTACCAGAGTATTTTGAGAAAATAATGCGGTCGTCAACTTTAACGTCAAGCTCTACACGTTGTCCGTTCTCTAATATACGACCCGTCCCAACTGCTACAACTTTACCTTCTTGCGGTTTTTCTTTTGCAGAGTCTGGCAGTACAATACCGAATGCAGATTTTTCTTCTACCTCGATTAGTTCGATTACAATACGATCTCCTAGTGGTCTTAACAAGTGAAACAACCTCCTATTAATAAAATATATGTTGATACTTTATTAGCACTCTATCCAGCCGAGTGCTAACACAATTATTATGATAATCAATCACACTTTCTTTTGCAAGTCAGAACTACGAAAAATTTTGTTTTCTTTCCATATTCCTCTACAATAGAGAGGTAGCATAATGAATGGAAAGGATTTTGACGTTGACTACTTCTCAAAAAATAGATAAACATAAAAAAACAGCCCTTTATGTTTTACTAATTTATATTCTCATGCAGATATCAGGCAAATGGCTGTTAAGACCGTTTCACAAGCTTGTTATGAGCATAACCGGTTTACCCCATGAGCAAGCCGCTCCGCTTACGCAAGGCTGGTATATCGCACTTAGCTTTGCTATTGCATTAATTTTATGTTTGATCCTAACATCACGCGATAAAGCGTTTTGGGATATTTATAAAGGAAAGAAAGAAACTATACCACTCACAATTGTGTGGGGAATTATTGGTTTCTTCTTAGTTTTCTTTGGTCAAATGATTGGCGCGTCTATAGAAATGTATGTCTTCGGTATCCAAGGTGGGTCAGAAAACACAGCTGATATTGTAACTATTGCGAAAGGCGCTCCTATTGCAATACTAGCAATTGTCGTGTTTGGACCAATTTTAGAAGAGTTTGTCTTCCGTCGTGTTATTTTTGGATCGCTTGTCCAAACAACTAATTTTTGGGTAGCCGCAATCGTAAGTGCCATTTTCTTCGGACTTATTCATTTCGACTTCTCACATATTTTACTTTATACAATTTGTGGATTGATTTTTGCCTTCTTATATCACAAAACAAAACGCATTTGGACGTCCATTATCGCCCATATTATGCTTAATGGTTTTGTGACACTTGTACAAGTGTATGCAGAACCAATCCAAAAGTTGCTTGAAGAACTAGAAAAAATGCAATAAAAATCAGTGGGAAACAAGTTTATCAAGACCTAAATTAAAAAAAGATAAATAAATTAAAGGAGATTACATATTTTATATGACTAATATGTAATCTCCTTTCTTATTCCACAATCGCGCCCGATTGTGGAAGATCTTAATTTATTAAATTCAACATAAAATAGCTCATTATTTCATTTGTGAATATACTTTCTTTCTAATAAAGATACCTTTTTGGTAATAATTAGCCATAATACGAATAAATAATAAATGATAATTGTTGCTATTCCACTATAAATCACCGAAATTGAAGTTGGTCCCCATACTTTAATATACTCCCAATTCATATTGAATATTTTAGGAGCCACCATCACAAGTATTAAAATCACAGCTACAAACAGTGAATGGAACACAAATAGAAAAATTCTCTTCCCTTTCAACAATGCCCAAGCTCGTTGTTTTCTTTTAAACTTCCATAAGTTTCTTAGCAATAAAATACTAAAAATTATCCCTAGACAGCCAATAATAATACAGAGAATCGTTAAGACTTTATCCACCTCTTGATATCCGTCAGTATGATCCAAGTTAACATTATTTCCTTCCCATAAATCCATAACGCTTTTACCTATTGCTGTTGTAAAGGTTGTATCCATATTGGATAAAATGGCTACCCCTATTTGTTCATCAGGTTGCATGATGAAATAAGAAGAAAACGTTGGATTTGCCCCATCGTGCCATATGTATCGTTTGTCATTCTTTTCTTCAACTCTCCACCCACTTGCATAATAGGTGTCTTGAAGGATAGGCTCTACGGATTGATCAGGGATGTGCGATTGTTCGATTGTTTGTTTACTAATCGTATCGTTTTGGATGGCTCCTAACTGTAGGTTTAGCCATTTTGCGATATCGTTTGTATTGCTGACAATATAACCAGCAGGTATATTTCCTCGATAAATAGGCGGTGTATATTCTTGCTCTCTCATGAATCCTATTTTATAACCAGTTGCCAACTCATCAGACTGAACTTGATGTAAGCCAACATAGGAATCCTTCATTCCGATTTGTTCTAATAATTGTTCTTTTATATACAAGTCATATGACTGTTTTGAAACATTCTCAATGACTAGCCCCAAAACGTCATAATTGATGGTAGCGTATTCAAATGAGCTACCTGGTTTACGATTCAAAGGCTGATCAAGCAGGGTTCTTACTGTTAATTCAAGTGCGTTCTCGGCGTTACTTTCAGGAATATGTACAATGGTGTTCGAAGCAATCCCGCTGGTTTGATGAAGCAATTGATTTATTGTAATGGTCTGTGGTTCTCCTTCATATTCTAACTCCAGCCATGGGATGTATTTTCGTACATCATCAGTTCGTTTTAATAATCCTTCTTTTTCTAATTGTAAAATGGCTAGACCTATAAATGCTTTTGATGTTGATGCTAGTTCAAATAATGTTTGGGAAGTAACAGGGATTTTCTCCTTTACATCTGCGTACCCGAAACCTTTTTGATAAACTGTTTTTCCCTTCTCTACAATAACTACCGATATTCCAGGAATTTGACTAATTTCCATTTGTTCTTCAACAAATTGTTCAATCTTATGAATTTTATCATTTGAGTCTGCATAAGCTATTGGAATCAAAGTATTTAGTCCTAGAATTATAGCGACCATTAGAATTATTTTTCCCATCTTTTTCTCTACTCCTTTCTATAGGTGAAATCGATCGAGATATTTCTATAATTAACCTATAATAACATAATTATCTCACGCTGGAATTAATATCTCGTTAAGATTGTTAAAATGTCCAATGGGATAAAGACCGCTCTTTTACAATTCAATTAAACTGGCCGTTTAAGTGCAAAACTTTACAATCACTTCTGTATTTATAAGATAAATATCCAATTTTCTTATATATGATGTTATAGTGATAGGTAAGCCTTTGACGTTATCTCCAGCTTTTCCCCCACTTCACACCGTACATGCGACTTTCACCGCATACGGCGTTCCAATTAATTCAATTCATTCGATTTTTATGTAAGGAAAAGATGTAATGTGGAATTAGATTGCTTCGTTCAGACATTGCTCACGCAATTCATTTACTTTTTTTAGTTGCTTTTTATCTAGATGAAGTACTTTCAAGAGTACTTTTATTTTCTCAAGGTCTTTAAGATGGGTTAGTCGATGAATTGATTCATTGACAATAATTAAATTACCGTAGGAATCATCTTGCAATAAATAATATGGAGTTTTGTGGTGACAGTGCCAGTCATCAAAGCTAAGTTCAACCCCAGTTACAGCACATTTACCATATTGCGCAATAAATCGACTAATACGATTATCGTTATACTCAATGGAGCGTTGAGGAATGAACTGTTGCATCACAGTAATAAGCGTTTGTTTATTAATAGCTTTCAAACTATGATGAATTTTATTTCTACCTTCGGTAGTATAATTACAGATGGTTTGTGAGAAGTTTAGGTTTATTCGGCAACGTTGGGCATGAATTGGAGCGAGTGCCATTTCTTTAATTTTATAAATCTTGCATTCGTATCTGTTATACCTTTTCAGTAAGGATTTCGTGAAGTCTTGAAGCGTCGCTTCTTTTCTAATGCCTTTTAAACGATTGTGTAACGTTCTATGAATACGATGGTTCAGCTCAGTTAAATCATCTGTAATGTGCGACGCTACGGCGTAATAGTTTTGGATACCCATGACAACCGTATTAAATCGCCAAACATTTTGAATACATTGATGTTTTTGTATTGTCTTAACCGCTTTTTTCAGTTTTATTTGTGCATTGTTTAAAGCCTTCTTCGTCATATGTGAATGCGCAACATATAGGGTACGCTTCGCTGTTTTCTTATAATGGGCTTTAATACGGAAGCCTAGAAATTCGGAAGAATTTTTCTTTAGATTCACAACTTTCGATTTCTCATCGCTAATTTCTAGATGCAAACGTGTAGAGAGGAAATCTTTAACTGCATGGAACATTCGTATTGCTTGAGAACGTGTTCGACAAAGAATTTTAAAGTCATCTGCGTACCTCACGATATAGCAATGCTTTAAATTCGTTTTCTTTAACGCTTGATTCTTACTCATTTTGTTTTTGTAAGCTCTCTCCGTTTCATAGCTTTCCCATTGATTACTAACCCACCAATCAAGTTCATTTAATACGACGTTTGATAGGAGTGGGGATAGTATCCCACCTTGCGGTGTTCCTTTCGATGGAAAACCTTCACCTATGATTTCCGCTTTTAAAAGACGCGAAATAATCGAAAGAAGGGCTTTGTCTCGAATGCCTATTGTCCACATTTGTTTGAGCAGTTTTCCATGATTTACGTTGTCAAAGAATCCTTTTATATCAACGTCTACACAATGATATAAACACGCTCGATTTATCAATGTTTCAAAACGTGCCTTAGCATGATGTGTACTACGGTTGGGTCTGAATCCATAGCTATGCTTATAGAATCTTGCTTCACAAATTGGTTCTAATACTTGTAAAATACACTGTTGAAATAACCTATCCCAAATTGTCGGAATACCTAGCGGTCGTGTTTTCCCATTTGCCTTTGGAATAAAAACACGTCGTACTGCTTGTGGGCGATAGTGTGTAAACATCTTTTGTATCGTTGATACAACTTTGGATACTTTTAATTGTTTAATATCTTCAATTGTTTGACCATCAAACCCAGCCGTTTTACTACCCGTATTTTTCTTGATATTACGGTACGCTAATTGAATGTTTTCACGCGATTGCATTATATCTAATAAATCATAAAAATTTTG
Proteins encoded in this region:
- a CDS encoding type II CAAX endopeptidase family protein; amino-acid sequence: MERILTLTTSQKIDKHKKTALYVLLIYILMQISGKWLLRPFHKLVMSITGLPHEQAAPLTQGWYIALSFAIALILCLILTSRDKAFWDIYKGKKETIPLTIVWGIIGFFLVFFGQMIGASIEMYVFGIQGGSENTADIVTIAKGAPIAILAIVVFGPILEEFVFRRVIFGSLVQTTNFWVAAIVSAIFFGLIHFDFSHILLYTICGLIFAFLYHKTKRIWTSIIAHIMLNGFVTLVQVYAEPIQKLLEELEKMQ
- the ltrA gene encoding group II intron reverse transcriptase/maturase codes for the protein MQKQFDLLYARSVDGQNFYDLLDIMQSRENIQLAYRNIKKNTGSKTAGFDGQTIEDIKQLKVSKVVSTIQKMFTHYRPQAVRRVFIPKANGKTRPLGIPTIWDRLFQQCILQVLEPICEARFYKHSYGFRPNRSTHHAKARFETLINRACLYHCVDVDIKGFFDNVNHGKLLKQMWTIGIRDKALLSIISRLLKAEIIGEGFPSKGTPQGGILSPLLSNVVLNELDWWVSNQWESYETERAYKNKMSKNQALKKTNLKHCYIVRYADDFKILCRTRSQAIRMFHAVKDFLSTRLHLEISDEKSKVVNLKKNSSEFLGFRIKAHYKKTAKRTLYVAHSHMTKKALNNAQIKLKKAVKTIQKHQCIQNVWRFNTVVMGIQNYYAVASHITDDLTELNHRIHRTLHNRLKGIRKEATLQDFTKSLLKRYNRYECKIYKIKEMALAPIHAQRCRINLNFSQTICNYTTEGRNKIHHSLKAINKQTLITVMQQFIPQRSIEYNDNRISRFIAQYGKCAVTGVELSFDDWHCHHKTPYYLLQDDSYGNLIIVNESIHRLTHLKDLEKIKVLLKVLHLDKKQLKKVNELREQCLNEAI
- a CDS encoding serine hydrolase domain-containing protein codes for the protein MGKIILMVAIILGLNTLIPIAYADSNDKIHKIEQFVEEQMEISQIPGISVVIVEKGKTVYQKGFGYADVKEKIPVTSQTLFELASTSKAFIGLAILQLEKEGLLKRTDDVRKYIPWLELEYEGEPQTITINQLLHQTSGIASNTIVHIPESNAENALELTVRTLLDQPLNRKPGSSFEYATINYDVLGLVIENVSKQSYDLYIKEQLLEQIGMKDSYVGLHQVQSDELATGYKIGFMREQEYTPPIYRGNIPAGYIVSNTNDIAKWLNLQLGAIQNDTISKQTIEQSHIPDQSVEPILQDTYYASGWRVEEKNDKRYIWHDGANPTFSSYFIMQPDEQIGVAILSNMDTTFTTAIGKSVMDLWEGNNVNLDHTDGYQEVDKVLTILCIIIGCLGIIFSILLLRNLWKFKRKQRAWALLKGKRIFLFVFHSLFVAVILILVMVAPKIFNMNWEYIKVWGPTSISVIYSGIATIIIYYLFVLWLIITKKVSLLERKYIHK
- the groES gene encoding co-chaperone GroES; protein product: MLRPLGDRIVIELIEVEEKSAFGIVLPDSAKEKPQEGKVVAVGTGRILENGQRVELDVKVDDRIIFSKYSGTEVKYEGNEYLILRESDILAIIE